A region from the Salvia splendens isolate huo1 chromosome 15, SspV2, whole genome shotgun sequence genome encodes:
- the LOC121767109 gene encoding transcription factor MYB106-like, translated as MGRSPCCDKVGLKKGPWTPEEDQKLLAYIQDHGHGSWRALPPKAGLQRCGKSCRLRWTNYLRPDIKRGKFSLQEEQTIIQLHALLGNRWSAIASHLPKRTDNEIKNYWNTHLKKRLVKMGIDPTTHKPKNHALGCSQPKEIANLSHMTQWESARLEAEARIVRESKSNSFTSQMMSGPPPSRPPCLDILKVWQGTWMKRKEAFFVSNANLESPTSILNFSDNNTIPNVVGLINDTNNYAGPSKGILGNSMPLHDPTNYTNLPDSLSFLDGFGDLHGSGQGDSVAFEDNKVNYWSNILNVVNSPMGSPVF; from the exons ATGGGAAGGTCCCCATGCTGTGATAAGGTAGGCTTGAAGAAAGGCCCGTGGACTCCCGAAGAAGATCAGAAGCTTCTAGCGTATATCCAAGACCACGGCCATGGCAGCTGGCGCGCCCTCCCTCCAAAAGCCG GGCTTCAGAGGTGCGGGAAAAGCTGCAGATTGCGTTGGACCAACTACTTGCGACCCGATATTAAGAGAGGGAAGTTCAGTTTACAAGAAGAGCAGACGATCATTCAGCTTCACGCCCTTCTTGGAAATAG GTGGTCAGCCATAGCCAGCCACCTGCCTAAGAGGACTGATAACGAGATCAAGAACTACTGGAACACTCATCTAAAGAAACGCCTTGTCAAAATGGGGATCGACCCGACCACTCATAAACCCAAGAACCACGCCCTCGGCTGCAGCCAGCCCAAGGAGATAGCCAACTTGAGCCACATGACACAATGGGAGAGCGCCCGCCTCGAAGCTGAGGCACGTATCGTCCGTGAGTCCAAGTCCAACTCCTTCACCTCCCAAATGATGAGCGGTCCGCCCCCTTCACGCCCGCCTTGCCTCGATATACTGAAAGTCTGGCAAGGCACGTGGATGAAGCGAAAAGAAGCCTTCTTCGTCTCCAACGCCAACCTTGAGTCCCCAACGTCGATACTCAACTTCTCAGACAACAACACAATCCCAAACGTCGTCGGATTGATCAACGACACCAACAACTACGCCGGACCTAGCAAGGGCATTTTGGGAAATTCAATGCCGCTGCATGATCCTACCAATTACACCAACCTACCCGATTCGTTGAGCTTCTTGGATGGCTTCGGAGATCTCCATGGCTCCGGACAAGGCGACAGCGTCGCGTTCGAGGACAACAAGGTTAACTATTGGAGCAATATTCTGAACGTCGTCAATTCGCCTATGGGTTCACCTGTTTTCTAA